The segment ACCCCACAAATTTGACAACGATATCACAACTCTATCGATGAAACTGCTGACACGTATATACTATACCAAAACGCTATCAAATAAATGGCGAGTGACAGCCGGTTAAACACACATACGAGAGGAGCACATCAAACAGTAAAGCTACTTCAGAAAGGAATGAGAGGCGGCAAGACAGACATGGAGAagcaaatgacataactaaatATCAACTTCGAGCAAACAAACGAGATTAAATAAGCTAATAGGCGAGGTCGTCACCTCTTATTGGGCAGCGAACTGAGGACGGGTGAGCAGGGGAGCGACGACTTCACAACCTCGAGCGTCGATGTCAAACGGCAAATCCCAAGCAGCTCCGACAGGATGAGGATCACCAAACAGAATCTGGCACTACACTGGAAGCTATTCCCCGCCCGGAACTTGATAAACAAACCTCTCGACCCTCTATAATCTCCTTTGGCTTTTTCGGAAACAAACAACACAGCCAAAATTTCCTATAATCAAAATTGAAACCCGAATTCCCTGCTTTTCGTGACAAAGATCTCTTCTAAATTTCCAACCCAGGTTTCTAACCAAAAAACCTCCCAAAATTTCGTCTCAAAAGTCTAACCCCCTTTCTGAAGAAGAAAGGGGCCTTTTATAGAAGAAGAGAAACTAGGGTTTCGAAATCGGGATGGGTTGTCCGAGTTTGGGCCCATTTCGAATTCGAAATTCGAAAATTCCCCCCAAGCTGAAGGAATATCCCCTGGAGATGCTTCAAAATATCCCATTCCAACGGGTCGATGGCGAGGTGGAGGGTCGGGATGCGTTCGTTGTCCTTGCGCGCCTCGTGTCATCTTCTCGTTGTCGCAAGGACGAGCAGTACGACCTGCTACGCAGTAGCTGGAGGCGTACTGCTGCCAGAGAGACGTTGGGAGGGAGAGTTCGCGTGAGGGGTCGCGTGAGGGAAGGAAAAGAGAGGAGGAGAGAGAGGGCGAGAGCGCGGGGAGAGACGCGACGGGGAGAGAGCGTGGGGGGGTCGCGTTTCCATTTTTGGGGTGCTGTTTCTTCTGCGTTTTCTGGGTTCTGTTCTTTCTGGGAATTTTGTTTCGCTGTTTGAGGAAGAAGGGGGCAACGGGTCGGGTTAAAATTTAAAGGGGAGTTGGGTCGGGTTGAGGAGAGTTGGGTTGGGCTGGAGTAAGGGAAGAGAAGGGGAGTTGGGTTGGCAAGGAAAATGGGCTGGGATTAAAGGGTTTGGACCAATAAGAATAAAAGGGAAGAGGCCCAAACGTTTTAGATGTGTTAAAGGGGTAAATGAGTtggattaaataaaaatgataaaattggtTAAGCTTTAAATAAACGAATTTGTATTAActaattaacgagcttctttacttagtaatataattataaaagtaGCAACAAGTGATTCaaaagtataattataatttaaattaaactagtttaatAAAGCATCtaaatgtatattttgatgattttggaataatcataagatatactacttatatacataattatgtaaaaaaaaatatattatcgaAAATTATGTCAAAGCGTATTCGAagtaacataaaattcatacattatatatattttaatttatatatatatatatatatatatatatatataNNNNNNNNNNNNNNNNNNNNNNNNNNNNNNNNNNNNNNNNNNNNNNNNNNNNNNNNNNNNNNNNNNNNNNNNNNNNNNNNNNNNNNNNNNNNNNNNNNNNNNNNNNNNNNNNNNNNNNNNNNNNNNNNNNNNNNNNNNNNNNNNNNNNNNNNNNNNNNNNNNNNNNNNNNNNNNNNNNNNNNNNNNNNNNNNNNNNNNNNNNNNNNNNNNNNNNNNNNNNNNNNNNNNNNNNNNNNNNNNNNNNNNNNNNNNNNNNNNNNNNNNNNNNNNNNNNNNNNNNNNNNNNNNNNNNNNNNNNNNNNNNNNNNNNNNNNNNNNNNNNNNNNNNNNNNNNNNNNNNNNNNNNNNNNNtatatatatattttattttttttatatatatatatatatatttttaattttccttttaattttcgCAAGATTTATAAAAACcaattaacttaaataatttgaaaaactctcgaagctcgataattaatttataccaacgtgggtcaaaattgggtgtcaacatggTAAACtcagtaaaatttaaaaatatgacaTATAAAAGTAAACGAACGGAGTAATGTCCAAGGTGCCACACTCCTATATAAACTGCCCAATAACTTgtaataatatcaaacaatacttgataaaaaaaaagaagatgtcTACAAACATAGGCTATTTgagttcttttattttcttcctaCTTTCTTTTGTGACTTATACTTATGCTACCTCTTTTGTGGTCCGAAACAACTGTCCATACACCGTCTGGGCGGCATCGACTCCGATAGGCGGTGGCCAACGTCTCGATCAAGGCCAAACTTGGACCATCAATGCACCGAGGGGCACTAAGATGGCACGTATATGGGGTCGTACTAAATGCAACTTTGATGGTGCTGGTAGAGGTTCTTGTGAGACTGGTGATTGTAGTGGAGTCTTGCAGTGTAATTGGGTGGGGTAAACCGCCAAACACCCTGGCCGAATACGCCTTGAACCAGTTTAACAACCTAGATTTCTGGGACATTTCTTTAGTCGATGGATTTAATATACCGATGACTTTCGCCCCAACCAATCCTAGTGGAGGAAAATGCCACTCAATTCAATGCACCGCCAATATAAATGGTGAATGCCCTAGTCAACTTAAAGTATCCGGAGGATGTAACAATCCTTGTACCACGTTTGGAGGACAACAATATTGTTGCACCGAAGGTCCATGTAATCCTACTGAGTGGTCGAAAATTTTCAAACAGAGATGCCCTGATGCCTATAGCTACCCACAAGATGATGCTACTAGCACATTTGCTTGCCCTAGTGACACTACAAATTATAAGGTTGTTTTTTGCCCATAATTAATGCCACAATATAAAGCATATTTTGCTACAAATTATATGGTAtgaaaaaataccaaaataataAGTATCTTAAAAGgtttgttaaattatttatgttggGTGTGATAATAATATCTTATGTGTGTAATGTATACACACTCCCTTCAACTTATATATTTTGATCATTGatgaatattataataatatctttAATAATCGTGTGCCGTTATTTACTTtacttcaatattttcttgccttttttttttgttgtttattgaatttgaaactttttaatGAATTACTTGTAGGTGTATTCGATATGGTCTCAATGTTTACTGGTTAGATTTTGTGGTTTAGTTTATCGATTTTTTGTTTATAAACATGCTAAATCAATGATCAATAAGAAACTTTTGTCAACTTTTAGATAATCAACTATCGATCcttaaatacttaattttttatttaattattcgtTAGATACGTCTAAGTCACAACTTCGTAAATAGAAATCTAGAAATTACAAgcaaaaacaaattattattgatgaaccTACCTTATTGTCAAGAGGTGTTAACTAACACTGCTTcatttattatatgtatatattaaaataatataataacacaaCTTTAACAAGTGCACAAAAACATCAGCATCAATACATTGATTATAAAATGCAAAAGAAAATAGGTTTTGTATTTGAAGTTTAAAGTCATTATTATATAAGtagtaacattttttttttatttaacttttatcgGTTAATGAACTTTGAATCTCtagaaattaaagaattaatcATTTTTTGCAGATTAGGAATTAGCTATAAATTTCTATCGCAAGTCTATCGATATTTTAAATGAAGAGACAATATTATATAATCTAGTCATCAATATCATTTAATGTGATGACTTTCTCTATTCCTCCTCCAATTTAAGTGGCTTGTAAATTCCCCCCTTAGAGGAATTTTCCATATAATCATTCCATCCATTTAATTCTTTATGATACAAATTTCCACAACTTATATAGTGGAATTTTAAATGTCCAAGGTACCAAAAGTTGTCACAACCCCTATATAAACAACCCAATAATATGTAactatatatcaaaaataaaaaaaatatgtacacAAACATGGGCTACTTGAcatcttcttttattttcttcttccttgCTTTAGTGACTCACACTTACGCTGCCACTATCGAGGTACGCAACAACTGTCCCTACACCGTTTGGGCGGCATCGACCCCGATAGGCGGTGGTCGACGTCTTGAGCAAGGCCAAACATGGGTCATCAATGCGCCGAGGGGCACTAAGATGGCACGTATATGGGGTCGTACTAATTGCAACTTTAATGGTGCCGGTAGAGGTTCATGCCAGACTGGTGATTGTGGTGGGGTCCTACACTGTACCGGGTGGGGCAAACCCCCAAACACTCTAGCTGAATATGCTTTGGACCAATTCAGCAACTTAGATTTCTGGGACATTTCTTTGGTTGACGGATTTAATATACCGATGACTTTTGCCCCAACCAATCCTAGTGGAGGAAAATGCCATGCAATTCATTGCACGGCTAATATAAACGGTGAATGCCCTAGTCCACTTAGGGTACCCGGAGGATGTAACAACCCTTGTACCACGTTCGGAGGACAACAATATTGTTGTACTCAAGGCCCATGTGGTCCTACAAAATTCTCGAGATTTTTCAAACAGAGGTGCCCTAATGCGTATAGCTACCCTCAAGATGATCCTACTAGCTTATTCACTTGCCCTAGTGGTAGTACAAATTATAGGGTTGTTTTTTGCCCATAATTGATGCCACAATAAAGCATATTTTGCTACAAATTAAATGGTAtgaaaaaattaccaaaataatAAGCATCTTAAAAGGTCTGCTAAACTATGTTGCCTTAATGTGATAATAATATCCTATGTGTAATGTATatctcccttcaactaatatagttttatcataatgaataaataataacatCGTTATTACTTTTACCTCAATGACCTAACTAACACATGCCTAGTGCTAGTAAATTGGCAGGTTCGTAACTCGTATCGAATATGATTCAACTGTTTATTGATCGGTTCAGTTagattttatctattttttatttataaaacgtTAAATTGATAGTCAAACGTTAACCAATGAACTAACAATCatgttttcttaatttcattggcagagttttttttaattaactttgAATCTCCAGAATTTaacaaatttatcattattGCAGTTTGGTAATTTAGATTAAATGAcagtatataatataatatagccataattaatatcatgatttcatgtgATGAATTTTCTCTATTGCTCCTTCAACATGATGTCTTACACTTACAAATATATAACTGGCTATTAAATTTCTCCCTTGTAGAAATTTTCCTTATTATCATTCCATCCATTTAATACTTTATTGAAAGACTCACAATTTTCCACAATTTACGTAGTGGAAGTTTTAAGAtagatatatttttcttaaaaaaatttaagatatttggCTAAGTTTATAAGCTGTTTAAGCAGATTTATAAGTACCTTTTAACTTATCATCAACGCAATATATGACAACATCCAAAgtacttataaattataatatgccTTAACCTAGaaactattattttaatttaaagtttattatAAGCAATTTATATTTGACAATTGTTTgttactattttattctttaaaataaaaaataccaaTTTGCTACTTCCCCTATCACTATGATCATATATTTTCTACTCCAACACCtactctttcttctttttttttttttaccatgtTGCCCCAAATTCTTCTCTATAAATACCAATTTTTTCTCATCACACCAAACACGTAAAAAGGCCAAGTAaccattttcataaaaaataaaataaaaagttcattTTCAAGTCTATGTTATTTTTCCTCTTGTTCATTTTCTCGTCTTCACTCACTCTAAGGCAGTTCGAAATTCGAAATAATTGTCCTTACAATGTTTGGGCTGCGTCCATGCCGTGGGTGGTGGTGTCCAGCTCAACCCCGACTCCAATTGGACAATCTATGTTCCACCCGGCACGTCATGAGCCCCGAATCGGTTGCAATTTCGATGATTCGGGCCGTGGTAAGTGTCGGACTCTTGGAGATTGCAATGGTTTAACCCTACATCGAATGGGTGCACCCGCGGCATTAGGTGTTGAGTTGATATTAACATGATTGTAAATGAAAGAAATCCTTGGACTTGGGCTTCCTTGCCCAAATTCAATTAATGTTGGGCTTTTAGCCCACCTATCCTAATTCTAAGAAATGGGCCAGCTGTAAATTCAAGCCATTTGATCTTTCTTCAACCTGTCAGAATTGTCTTTTGGGCTTTGGCCCCTTTTTGCCTTTGAGAACTTGTATACACATACCATTGTATACAACGTGCATAAAATATCCGAAACCTGTATAAGTTGATACACAACCCATTTTTAGGACCTCCAATATCTGCATTTACTAGTTTCAACCCTGTACTCTTGTAATACTAATTTGGGCCTTGTATACTAGTGTATACATCATGTATACAGCCCTCTTTTGGgatttgaaaattcattttccAGCTCCGTCTTCGACCTGTTCCTTAGCTTCCGTACAACCTATGACTTCAGTCATCCGTAGCGGGCTGATTCGATAAGGGCAAATTTGGGCCTCTACGGCCCGAATGGAAATGCAATGCAAGGAGGTGGAGTCCATAATAGAAGACTCAAATGGAGCAGATTTCATGCATAAACAGATGAAAAggaatttaaaaaagaaacataaatcCCAATCAATACACATATAGTCCAGTAATTAATTCACAATAAAGACAAACACTTTTAGAAATAAAGGACAAAGCTACAAACACCAAAGCATTTTAGACAGAAAAGAGGTAAAAATAGTGAAGAGAGATAATTAGCCACTTAAAGGATGTGCAGTTACAACCTCACATCCCAATACAATACACACTGGTGAAGATCACAGCGGGTCTGTTTTGTATATTTGGAGTTGAATTGGAtttgcttttttattttatttttataaattttaggaatcacatttttaatataaaattacaatCTATCCCTTTTTAATCTATGACAAAATAACATAAatcggatacataatatgtagttgggatacattaaaaactaacccgaacacattataaaataaactgGATACATGATATGTAGcaaaatacattaaatactggCTCGGATACATCACTATGTAGCTTGGATAcattcaagaaataaaaaatttcagagGTTTTTAGAAATAGAAGGGGATattgaaaataagggaaatatAAGACGTGTGTTTcagtaatttataaaataatagtcAAAACCtatcattaattaaaattaaaacactatattatcttacatacaAAATTACATAGTaacaacattaataatgtaaggggaaataaaaattataaaatctaatcatttatccttaatacCATAGTATAAATTAATAACTATAAAAATACATACCAGGATCTTTTATATAAGAAATGGTGTCAGTGAACCCACTCAACAGGAGTAAAATACACAAATACTTAATTGtgcaaaagaagaagagaaggaggaTGTTAAGAACtttcgttgttttaaaatgaaaggaaatccctttatttatagacaacaaaggataGTGTGCACAAATGTTTATTATGTGTTATCGAAAAGTTACAACTATTTAAAAAGTTGCAACCTTCATAACCTTGATAATAGTCTtgacttttcataaagtcacaaattttacaaaagtcataacttttcatataagttacaactcttcataaaagtcacaatttttcttaaaagttgaACCCTTCGGAAAAattcacaatctttcataaaagtcgaacttttcttaaaagtcacaactcttcattaagggataatgcacaagtacctcctcaacctatacccgaaatcccagagacatacttatactatactaaggtcctattaccccctggacttattttataaataattttttaccccttttcggcctacatgacactatcttgtgggcccagcatgtgttgattttttttcaaactagtgctacgtaggctgaaaaggggtaaaaaattatttataaaataagttcaggggtagtaggaccttaatatagtataagtgtgtctctgagattttagacataggttgagagggtacttgtgcattctCCCTTTCATTAAAGTtgaaacttttcattaaagttataatttttcataaaagtccccaattttcatgaaattaattGGCTTAGCGTTTAGACGATCCTGATGATAATTGAGGTAAAGTTACGTACACGACACCTTCCCTAGCCTATACTAGTGAAATTTTAGTGATATATAGTAGaagtaattgtatatatatatataaaatcatattaatattaaaagcCACATTTATTTATCACCAAATATAGTGGAAAGTTTAACCATACATCtccaatttatttttgtgtaggctagatacatatgatataacatcaattaattttgtttaaccAACTTTGGGAGTTTGTACAACAATGTccaataaattaacaaaaagaCGAACTCTATTGCATCTCAAATCTTCTGTAAAAGCTGAACCATTCAGTAGAGTTTCAACATTTGTTAATTTTGGATTTTCCTTTTGAATTATTTGCTTTGCAAACTTAGCTGGTGTTCCAAGAAGTTCTGGCCAACTTTCCTTTGTCACacctataatttataaaaaaaaatacaactaattatttataaaagagcatatctatatattatgttattatcgATTGACTAAAAATTCTATAAATCAAAAGTTACTttatatgagaaaaaaaataaataattatggtGTGTTTGGTGCGAAAGAAAATGTATTctagaaaatatcttttatatttggCTAGAGAGTAGGAAAATAGTTTCTGACTCGAAAATTCATTCGAAACTCGATTTCGATACGTGAATTAGGACACAACTCGACAGCAGACTCGGTATCCGAGCATGAGATTTAACCTAGTACCTGACCCCGACTCCCAACTCGAAACATAACATTTGAATTGGGATATGACCTCAACCCCGACACTCGAATCTATAGATACGACCCTGATAATCGACCTGAAATTCGATCCAAAAATTTGTTTAGATTTAGTTGGACCTCatacgtgtatatatatataaaaaaaaaaggatggtAGAGATAAAAACCAAACCTGGACAAAATGATTGAGACACATCATGTAGTTGCAAGACATTTAATCCATCACTAACTTCGATTTCCAAATCTTGAGCAGTGAGAGATTGAAAGCCTGTTCATAaataatttacataattaattaatttcttttaacaaataaaaataagaaatgtgaataaatttaataaagtagAAATAAATGGTCAATTAATTACATGATGATACAAGAATTATCAAGAAAGCAACCAACTTCACCATAGACTTATTTGCCTCCATTTAAttcaactttgttttaaagaatCTAAAGTTTATATTTGTGTGTTATGTTATTTGGTTTTAGAgggatatatatatttataggaGATATTTTTTACTCAATTGTACATGATCCACTTGTTCATTTAATAGCAGCCATAAACtaacattattttaatgttaCTCGTCGATCAATTCCTCCCAATTTACTTTAATTAGTAAATGTATCCATGCTTCGAtcgtaaaataaataaattaaacaattttgtTGACTTTTGCATCGATAGgtattttcttaatagataCTTGCACTAAAAAATTATGACCGCTTCAGATATCTATCACGAGTCACATAAACATCATCTCCACTGAATATAATAGTTAATCAGATTGATTTGTATATTTGACATTAATCAATCCATACAAGTAATatgaaaaaaactaatttttattttaatttttatgttcaaACGTATTCTAAATACTGTTAAAGTAGAAATGGAATTGATAAATATAGAGAAACTTTGGTGACGAAAGAggctgtttttttttaaaaaaaaaaatatttgttttgagaAATAAGTTCCGTCACGTTACAAAGTTATCACCAAATAAAGTGAACTTGTactatattcataaaattattatttaatcgGCGGCTCttatacattttttcttttttcacctCCACTTTACTATATcgtattttaatattattcgTTTATAATTTGTCAAAtatgatattgttattttatgattaatataCATAGTGCCAAAAGCCGCCACACCCCTATATAAAGtactttcaaataatttatcctcatatataaatttcaacAAACATGGGCTACTTGAcatcttcttttgttttcttcttccttctttgtgtgacttatatTTATGCTGCCACTATTGAGGTACGCAACAACTGTCCATACACCGTTTGGGCGGCATCGACTCCGATAGGCGGTGGTCGACGTCTCAATCGAGGCCAAACATGGGTCATCAATGCTCCGAGGGGAACTAAGATGGCACGTATATGGGGTCGTACTGGTTGCAACTTTAATTCTGCAGGCAGAGGTTCATGTCAGACTGGTGATTGTGGTGGAGTCTTACAGTGTACTGGATGGGGCAAACCCCCAAATACCCTAGCTGAGTACGCCTTGGACCAGTTTAGCAACTTAGATTTTTGGGACATTTCTTTAGTCGATGGATTTAATATTCCAATGACTTTTGCCCCAACAAAACCTAGTGGAGGAAAATGTCATGCAATTCATTGCACGGCCAATATAAATGGTGAATGTCCTCGTGCCCTTAAGGTACCTGGAGGATGTAACAACCCTTGTACCACGTTTGGAGGACAACAATATTGTTGCACCCAAGGTCCATGTGGTCCCACAGAATTGTccaaatttttcaagaaaagatGTCCCGATGCTTATAGCTACCCACAAGACGATCCTACTAGCACATTTACTTGCCCTGGTGGTAGTACAAACTATAGGGTTGTCTTTTGTCCTAATGGTGTTGCTGATCCAAATTTCCCCTTGGAGATGCCTGCAAGTACTGATGAAGTGGCCAAGTGAATTTGAGTTTCTTCATTTTAAATCGCCTCAACTTGTCAACTGGTCTCTACCGTAATGAAAAATCTTAATAGCTCAGTTAGTTAAGTATTTACACTTTTACTTTATTGGTAAGAGTTTGTAATAAATTTAAGACCTGAATAAGAGTTACATCTCACGTGTACTTTTGTCTGGATGTATCAATCAACATTGCATTTGAATTAtcattcctttttaaaaaaaataacttttagaaaAGTATTCAGCCTAATTAGACCAATAAACAGACAAAAAAGTATTGATAATGCCTCGAGAATCATTTCACGCTGTTATGTATATGAGCCTCTTTAAATCGACACCGAATATTTTTAGTGGCGACCATAATGTCACTGCAAGTAATTAACTCTATAACTAATGATAATTAAATTTGCGACGAAAATTAACAACAAATAGATCTTAGGTCGCCAGTGATAATACATACATCTTTACTCTAATTTACTGGCAATGTTTAATTTGCGGGGAGAATCGAATCTGGGCTTAACaacactaaaattaaaaaacctTAAGTACCCATTTAAGAGCCAACGGACCAATCAGATCATTTAATATTGGATGATTTATGTCAATTTTATACTCTTATAGTATCATTGACTAATAAGTAATTTCTGAACAAGAAACGTTAATGATACCACAAAAATATACATACTCTTATAGTATATCATTGATTGATGACTAATTCTGAACAAGAAAtctgaataatatatatatatatatatagcgaaATTATCGATATTAATGATatcaatacaatatataataCTGATTTAATATGTATTAAGCAAAAATTATCAACTTAATCAAAGGGGAAGGGTATGGGCTGTAATATATTTTAAGAGAATaatatttcttgaattgaattgaataTAAAACATGTAATTATTTGAAGTTTTTATGCGTCATTAATGTAATTTTTCGTTTTTTTAATTGAGATTTTAGATGCTAACTAATTAGATTAACTTCCCTTATTTTATTGATTGCGATCCATAAATTTCGCCTCCAAATaatctataaaataaataatacgcGTGAAACTTGAACACGAAATAAAAAATGACACAGATAAGTACTCCattgattttatattagttGACCATTATATAATTAACTATAATTATCTCATGttagttgattattttagtaaataaaaaaaaacgtTAATTTTTTTCCCTATATTATTCTTGCAATCGACTCTTTTGAAAgtgttcatatttatttataaaatttttaattttttttaaaaataaattaataaaattattttttttatttataattttaagcattacacaaaatgaaaaatgatttaacGGGAATACAAAAAAACTCTgtcaatgaaagaaaa is part of the Solanum pennellii chromosome 8, SPENNV200 genome and harbors:
- the LOC107026747 gene encoding osmotin-like protein OSML13 translates to MYTNMGYLTSSFIFFFLALVTHTYAATIEVRNNCPYTVWAASTPIGGGRRLEQGQTWVINAPRGTKMARIWGRTNCNFNGAGRGSCQTGDCGGVLHCTGWGKPPNTLAEYALDQFSNLDFWDISLVDGFNIPMTFAPTNPSGGKCHAIHCTANINGECPSPLRVPGGCNNPCTTFGGQQYCCTQGPCGPTKFSRFFKQRCPNAYSYPQDDPTSLFTCPSGSTNYRVVFCP
- the LOC107026748 gene encoding ethylene-responsive proteinase inhibitor 1 produces the protein MEANKSMVKLVAFLIILVSSCFQSLTAQDLEIEVSDGLNVLQLHDVSQSFCPGVTKESWPELLGTPAKFAKQIIQKENPKLTNVETLLNGSAFTEDLRCNRVRLFVNLLDIVVQTPKVG
- the LOC107026750 gene encoding protein NP24; its protein translation is MGYLTSSFVFFFLLCVTYIYAATIEVRNNCPYTVWAASTPIGGGRRLNRGQTWVINAPRGTKMARIWGRTGCNFNSAGRGSCQTGDCGGVLQCTGWGKPPNTLAEYALDQFSNLDFWDISLVDGFNIPMTFAPTKPSGGKCHAIHCTANINGECPRALKVPGGCNNPCTTFGGQQYCCTQGPCGPTELSKFFKKRCPDAYSYPQDDPTSTFTCPGGSTNYRVVFCPNGVADPNFPLEMPASTDEVAK